Proteins from one Rhizobium sp. CB3090 genomic window:
- a CDS encoding proline/glycine betaine ABC transporter permease, producing MEWFYKFPHMDDDALRTLKKAIDDGFRTFTRGYGDAIESFFSPLQHFLIAADRFMTQTPWPIIIAIILAIAWFASRSLKVVLGCLVTLLLIGYFDMWDDTMHTISMIFVCTVLSIAIGIPIGILMARSDSVQKVVNPILDVMQTMPSFVYLIPVVMLLGIGKVPGLIAVVIYAIPPMIRLTNLGIRLVDRDVLEAADAFGTSNSQKLFKVQLPLALPTIMAGINQTIMMALAMVVVASMIGVQGLGQPVLKAIANQYFTLGIFNGLAIVGIAIIFDRVSQSYGKRLQKHRETIHG from the coding sequence ATGGAATGGTTTTATAAATTCCCACATATGGACGACGATGCGCTTCGCACCCTGAAAAAAGCGATCGATGACGGCTTTCGAACATTCACCCGCGGCTATGGCGACGCGATCGAAAGCTTTTTTTCTCCTCTGCAACATTTTCTGATCGCGGCCGATCGCTTCATGACGCAAACGCCATGGCCGATCATTATCGCAATCATCCTCGCGATCGCCTGGTTTGCGAGCCGCAGCTTGAAGGTGGTTTTGGGCTGTCTCGTGACTCTCCTGCTGATCGGCTATTTCGACATGTGGGATGATACCATGCACACGATATCCATGATTTTCGTCTGCACGGTGCTCTCCATTGCCATCGGTATCCCCATCGGCATTTTGATGGCGCGCTCGGACAGCGTTCAGAAGGTGGTCAACCCCATCCTCGACGTGATGCAGACGATGCCGAGTTTCGTCTATCTCATCCCAGTGGTCATGTTGCTCGGGATCGGCAAGGTTCCCGGCCTCATCGCCGTGGTCATCTACGCCATTCCCCCGATGATCAGGCTCACCAATCTCGGAATTCGGCTGGTGGACAGGGACGTGCTGGAGGCGGCGGATGCATTCGGGACCTCGAATTCGCAGAAATTGTTCAAGGTGCAATTGCCGCTCGCCCTCCCCACGATCATGGCAGGCATCAACCAGACGATCATGATGGCTCTCGCCATGGTCGTGGTTGCATCCATGATCGGCGTTCAGGGGCTTGGCCAACCTGTGCTCAAGGCAATTGCCAACCAGTACTTCACCCTGGGCATTTTCAACGGCCTTGCCATTGTCGGCATCGCCATCATCTTCGATCGAGTCAGTCAGTCCTACGGCAAGCGGCTCCAGAAGCACCGGGAGACCATTCATGGCTGA
- a CDS encoding TetR/AcrR family transcriptional regulator has product MEQTLNDSGWRGSQEAWLEAAYDSLLSSGVDSVKILPLAKRLNLSRTSFYWFFQDREQLLASLIARWRDKNTGGIVQQSEAYAESLAEAMLNVFDCWLNDKLFDSKFEFAVRSWALQSEEILAEVQKADRARMEALCRMFMRFGLSEITADVRARTTYLVQIGYISMQSNEDIALRMKRIPEYIAIYTGEVPQQRELDRFYARHGYKPD; this is encoded by the coding sequence ATGGAGCAAACTCTGAATGACAGTGGCTGGCGGGGATCACAGGAGGCGTGGCTGGAAGCCGCGTATGACTCTTTGCTCTCGTCTGGTGTCGACTCGGTCAAGATTCTTCCATTGGCGAAGAGACTGAACCTCTCGCGAACAAGCTTCTACTGGTTCTTCCAGGACCGCGAACAATTGCTGGCGTCGCTGATAGCGCGTTGGCGGGACAAGAATACGGGAGGCATCGTTCAGCAATCCGAAGCTTACGCGGAATCGCTCGCGGAGGCGATGCTCAACGTCTTCGATTGCTGGCTCAACGACAAGCTCTTCGACAGCAAGTTCGAATTCGCCGTTCGAAGCTGGGCACTCCAGTCGGAGGAAATTCTCGCCGAAGTTCAGAAGGCCGACAGGGCCCGCATGGAGGCGCTCTGCCGCATGTTTATGCGTTTCGGCCTTTCGGAGATCACGGCCGATGTCCGCGCTCGAACCACCTATCTGGTGCAGATCGGATATATATCCATGCAGTCCAACGAAGACATCGCCCTCCGTATGAAAAGAATCCCGGAATACATTGCGATCTACACTGGCGAAGTCCCGCAGCAGCGGGAGCTTGATCGCTTCTACGCAAGGCATGGATACAAGCCCGACTAG
- a CDS encoding ABC transporter substrate-binding protein has product MKKLLASTCMMFGLLGGASYASAAECGSVTIASMNWQSAEVLSNLDKIILNEGYGCSAEITVGDTVPTITSMAEKGQPDIAPEAWIDLLPDVVKKGTEEGRIVQVGSPLPDGGVQGWWIPKYIADAHPDIKTIPDMLKHPELFPDPEDAKKGAIFNGPQGWGGTVVTSQLYKAFGAQKAGFTLVDTGSAAGLDGSIAKAYERKEGWVGYYWAPTALLGKYAMVKLDAGVPADAAEWKRCNTVADCPDPKPNAWPTDHVVTLVAKSFSEKAGPDVMDYLKKRSWSNDTVNKLMAWMTDNQASGEDGAKQFLKENKDVWTKWVSPEAAKKVEAAL; this is encoded by the coding sequence ATGAAAAAACTATTGGCTTCGACCTGCATGATGTTTGGCCTGCTGGGGGGCGCCTCGTATGCGAGCGCCGCAGAATGCGGGAGCGTCACCATCGCCAGCATGAACTGGCAAAGCGCGGAGGTTCTCTCGAACCTCGACAAGATCATCCTCAACGAAGGGTATGGTTGCAGCGCCGAGATCACTGTCGGCGACACGGTCCCGACGATCACCTCCATGGCTGAAAAGGGCCAGCCGGATATCGCGCCGGAAGCCTGGATCGATCTTCTTCCCGATGTCGTCAAGAAGGGAACCGAGGAAGGGCGCATCGTTCAAGTTGGCTCGCCGCTTCCCGACGGCGGCGTTCAAGGGTGGTGGATCCCGAAATATATCGCCGACGCTCATCCGGACATCAAGACAATCCCGGACATGCTGAAGCATCCCGAACTCTTCCCCGATCCGGAAGACGCCAAGAAGGGTGCCATTTTCAACGGTCCGCAGGGCTGGGGCGGCACGGTCGTCACCTCGCAGCTCTATAAGGCCTTTGGAGCTCAGAAGGCGGGCTTCACGCTGGTCGACACCGGTTCTGCCGCCGGCCTCGACGGCTCGATCGCCAAGGCCTATGAGCGCAAGGAAGGCTGGGTGGGCTACTATTGGGCACCGACCGCTCTTCTCGGCAAATATGCGATGGTGAAGCTCGATGCCGGCGTGCCTGCCGATGCGGCCGAATGGAAGCGCTGCAACACCGTGGCTGACTGCCCCGATCCGAAGCCGAATGCCTGGCCCACGGACCATGTCGTAACTCTGGTTGCGAAGTCCTTCTCCGAAAAGGCCGGCCCTGACGTGATGGACTACCTCAAGAAGCGCTCCTGGAGCAATGACACCGTCAACAAGCTGATGGCCTGGATGACCGACAATCAGGCGAGCGGCGAAGACGGCGCCAAGCAGTTCTTGAAGGAAAACAAGGACGTCTGGACCAAGTGGGTTTCGCCGGAAGCGGCTAAGAAAGTCGAAGCTGCTCTATAA
- a CDS encoding pyrroline-5-carboxylate reductase dimerization domain-containing protein, with protein MSGSLRIGIIGGAGWLGSAIAASVLEAGIVSPVDLSLSYRRGRPERFAGSFWTMDNQELANRSDVIILSVRPEDWPAILVDAGGKLVISVMAGIRIAALCAHHRTERAVRTLPNAAAEVSKSYTPWIASSGVGEDDRAIVRAIFDACGVQDEVASERDIDYLTGLTGSGPAFPALLAAAMMDDAVEHGLAADVARRAVLALLTGTGRLLEQREECPSDIVRTFIDYRGTTAAAIEEMRAAGFNSAVSKGLAAAFIKSVSMGDAS; from the coding sequence ATGAGCGGCTCGTTGAGAATTGGCATAATTGGCGGGGCCGGCTGGCTCGGCAGTGCCATTGCCGCTTCTGTTCTCGAGGCGGGCATCGTCAGCCCTGTAGACCTCTCGCTGTCTTATCGCCGGGGCAGGCCGGAGCGTTTTGCCGGTTCATTCTGGACGATGGACAATCAGGAGCTCGCCAATCGATCGGATGTGATCATTCTTTCCGTACGACCGGAAGACTGGCCCGCAATATTGGTCGACGCGGGCGGCAAACTCGTCATCTCCGTCATGGCGGGCATTCGTATCGCAGCGCTCTGTGCACATCACCGGACCGAACGCGCCGTGCGGACGCTTCCGAATGCGGCAGCCGAAGTTTCGAAGTCCTACACGCCATGGATCGCATCGAGCGGCGTGGGCGAAGATGACCGTGCGATCGTCCGGGCCATCTTTGACGCTTGCGGCGTTCAAGACGAGGTGGCTAGCGAGCGCGACATCGACTACCTGACCGGCCTCACTGGTTCTGGGCCTGCCTTTCCTGCATTGTTGGCCGCAGCGATGATGGACGATGCGGTGGAGCATGGTCTTGCCGCCGATGTGGCTCGACGAGCTGTCCTTGCTCTGCTGACAGGGACCGGTCGTCTGCTGGAGCAACGCGAAGAATGTCCAAGCGACATCGTGCGCACCTTTATCGACTACCGGGGCACGACCGCGGCGGCGATCGAAGAAATGCGCGCTGCCGGTTTCAATTCCGCAGTTTCGAAGGGTTTGGCCGCCGCCTTTATCAAATCGGTAAGTATGGGAGACGCATCCTGA